A single Stigmatopora argus isolate UIUO_Sarg chromosome 7, RoL_Sarg_1.0, whole genome shotgun sequence DNA region contains:
- the LOC144077187 gene encoding uncharacterized protein LOC144077187, which yields MWDNWLAKVDHKRADVCRPCCGGAVDRVWSSSSSDDDRDCRTDYPGETVAPFPAALRYGKGLETRPIFTRTVCHSHASHRTRLTMTRFLLSSATIRVVVGQLWEPDLTKIRHSPKKSTAEALHQHSCKGAAILGSTHNALFARACHDTSLLFFLCYKQWNIINSFTPVDNESISIV from the exons ATGTGGGACAACTGGCTGGCCAA AGTTGACCACAAGCGTGCGGACGTGTGCAGACCTTGTTGTGGAGGGGCTGTCGACCGGGTCTGGAGTTCTTCGTCTTCGGACGATGATAGAGACTGTCGCACAGACTATCCCG GGGAAACTGTGGCTCCTTTCCCCGCGGCTCTTCGCTATGGGAAGGGGCTGGAGACGAGGCCCATCTTTACTCGGACAGTCTGCCACAGCCACGCGAGCCACCGCACACGCTTGACAATGACACGGTTCCTGTTATCCTCTGCCACAATCCGGGTCGTTGTCGGCCAATTATGGGAACCAGACCTCACGAAAATCAGACACAGTCCAAAGAAATCCACCGCAGAAGCACTTCATCAGCACTCCTGCAAGGGCGCAGCCATCTTGGGTTCGACCCACAATGCATTGTTTGCGCGAGCCTGTCATGATACGTCACTACTGTTTTTCCTGTGCTACAAGCAGTGGAATATTATTAACTCGTTCACTCCTGTTGACAACGAGTCTATTTCCATCGTGTGA
- the LOC144077398 gene encoding neuronal pentraxin-1-like produces MDGLSWKLFLLCCLVAVESSAQDLGQTQFICTSVPKDMDLCAATMQNSGPAEDLKTTVMQLRETVLQQKETIMNQKETIRELTSKLSRCESQSIPAAAGPGGRRPGVKNTMGDISRGTAETLAQLGHTLQTLKQRLENLEQYSRGNNTVQANSLKDLLQNKIDDMEKQVLSRVNTLEEAKGGSRNDSEQRNRVESTLTSLHHRITDLEKGKENRPTDKFQLTFPLRTNYMYAKAKRSLPEMYSFTVCLWIKSSASPGVGTPFSYAVPGQANELVLIEWGNNPMEFLINDKVAKLPFLINDGKWHHLCITWTTRDGMWEAFQDGVMRGSGENLAPYHPIKPEGVLVLGQEQDTLGGGFDATQAFVGELANLNIWSRKLSITEIYNLATCNSKAPAGNVFSWMENNIEIFGGATKWSFEPCRSAN; encoded by the exons ATGGACGGACTCTCGTGGAAACTTTTTCTTCTCTGTTGCTTGGTGGCCGTGGAGAGCTCCGCGCAAGACTTGGGGCAGACGCAATTTATTTGCACCTCGGTGCCCAAGGATATGGACTTGTGCGCGGCCACCATGCAGAACAGCGGGCCGGCAGAGGACCTGAAGACGACCGTCATGCAGCTGCGGGAGACGGTGCTGCAGCAGAAGGAAACCATTATGAATCAGAAGGAGACAATCAGGGAACTAACCTCCAAGTTGAGTCGCTGCGAGAGCCAGAGTATCCCAGCCGCGGCGGGACCCGGGGGGAGGCGGCCGGGCGTCAAGAACACCATGGGGGACATTTCACGGGGGACCGCAGAGACTCTGGCGCAGCTGGGACACACTTTACAGACTCTCAAACAAAGACTGGAGAACCTTGAG CAATACAGCCGAGGGAATAACACCGTGCAGGCAAACAGTCTGAAGGATCTGCTTCAAAACAAGATAGATGACATGGAGAAGCAAGTTTTGTCTCGGGTCAACACTTTAGAGGAAGCCAAAGGTGGCTCGAGGAATGACAGTGAGCAACGGAACCGTGTGGAGTCCACGCTCACTTCCCTGCACCACCGCATCACAGACCTGGAAAAAG GTAAAGAAAACAGACCCACGGATAAGTTCCAGCTGACGTTCCCCCTGAGAACCAACTACATGTACGCCAAAGCCAAGAGGAGTCTGCCGGAGATGTACTCCTTCACTGTGTGTCTTTGGATCAAGTCCAGTGCCTCACCAGGAGTGGGTACCCCATTTTCGTATGCCGTCCCAGGTCAGGCCAACGAGCTGGTGCTAATTGAGTGGGGAAACAACCCAATGGAGTTTCTCATAAACGACAAG GTTGCAAAACTGCCATTCCTCATCAATGATGGTAAATGGCATCATCTCTGCATCACGTGGACCACCCGTGATGGGATGTGGGAAGCCTTCCAGGATGGCGTGATGAGAGGCAGCGGAGAAAATCTGGCACCATATCACCCAATCAAACCAGAGGGTGTGCTTGTCCTGGGACAGGAGCAG GATACACTAGGAGGAGGCTTTGATGCAACGCAAGCCTTCGTAGGCGAGTTAGCAAACCTAAACATCTGGAGCAGGAAACTGTCCATCACCGAAATCTACAACTTGGCAACCTGCAACAGTAAAGCACCGGCTGGCAATGTGTTCTCATGGATGGAAAACAACATTGAAATATTCGGAGGAGCAACAAAATGGTCCTTTGAGCCTTGCCGTTCAGCCAACTGA